The proteins below are encoded in one region of Syntrophotalea carbinolica DSM 2380:
- a CDS encoding type III restriction-modification system endonuclease produces MKLKFKVQPYQTNAVEAVVDCFAGQVNTSRIKYRVDPGMVKDKAGRGQDSLLEVEGFKNADIQLSGLQLLDNIRAVQRRQNLFMSNSLVKSAGCDINLDVEMETGTGKTYCYIKTIFEMNKRYGWSKFIVVVPSVAIREGVYKSLEITADHFTENYGKKARFFIYNSKQLHHLESFSSDAGINVMVINIQAFASRGADNRRIYDELDDFQSRKPIDVIAANRPILILDEPQKMEGRATLESLAKFNPLMILRYSATHRTTHNKVHRLDALDAYNQKLVKKIAVRGITVKGLAGTNAYLYLESIEISKQAPVARIELEVKLKSGGIRRRIVRLEKGADLFAQSNELDQYRGFVISQIDATKDTVEFTNGHELRAGDATGDVTEGTIRRIQIRETIKAHLEKERKLFSQGIKVLSLFFIDEVAKYRDYDQTDDKGEYARIFEEEYQLLKQETLGELVFDNEEYRKYLDNILPERTHNGYFAIDKKTKQFKDPKFKTRGQNAGLSDDVDAYDLILKDKERLLGFEEPTRFIFSHSALREGWDNPNVFVMCMLKHSDNTISRRQEVGRGLRLCVNEQGDRMDHPAIVHDINVLSVVASESYKDFVANLQQEISDSLSARPRKADEAYFTGKILTTESGQMEVTPAMAKQLYRYLLKNDYTDDADQVTEEYHAAKGNGELAKLPDELAPYADQIFLLVDSVFSDALLPKPEDDRGPKTNPLNDNFKKKEFQELWSRINRKAVYRVDFDSDELVRKCVAALNQDLRITPLQYRIQAGIQSANLTDEQLKKGQGFVVSDTSTEAHNASVLSMVKYDLLGKLAENTQLKRKTVAEILSGIEAVAFGQFKTNPEHFISEASRLIKEQKASVIIKRLSYDETTEVHDADIFTAAQTKQDFTRASEKLKNHIYDYVLGPG; encoded by the coding sequence ATGAAACTCAAGTTCAAAGTCCAGCCCTATCAGACCAACGCCGTTGAGGCGGTGGTGGATTGCTTTGCCGGGCAGGTGAATACATCGCGAATCAAGTACCGTGTCGATCCCGGCATGGTCAAAGACAAGGCCGGCAGGGGGCAGGACAGTCTGCTTGAGGTTGAGGGTTTCAAGAACGCTGATATCCAGCTATCCGGTCTTCAGTTGCTGGACAATATCCGTGCCGTCCAGCGGCGACAGAATCTGTTTATGTCCAATTCGCTGGTGAAAAGCGCGGGGTGCGATATCAACCTTGATGTCGAGATGGAGACCGGCACCGGTAAGACCTACTGCTACATCAAAACCATTTTCGAGATGAACAAGCGGTACGGCTGGTCCAAGTTCATCGTGGTCGTCCCGAGCGTCGCCATCCGGGAAGGGGTCTACAAGTCGCTGGAGATAACCGCCGATCACTTTACCGAGAACTACGGAAAGAAAGCCCGGTTCTTTATCTACAACTCCAAACAGCTCCATCACCTGGAAAGCTTTTCCTCTGACGCCGGCATCAACGTCATGGTTATCAACATCCAGGCGTTTGCATCACGCGGCGCCGACAATCGCCGCATTTATGATGAACTGGACGATTTCCAATCCCGCAAGCCTATAGATGTTATCGCCGCTAACCGGCCGATTCTGATCCTGGATGAGCCACAGAAAATGGAGGGGAGAGCTACGCTGGAATCTCTGGCAAAATTCAACCCTTTGATGATTTTGCGCTATTCCGCGACCCATCGCACCACCCACAACAAGGTCCATCGCCTCGATGCTCTGGATGCCTACAACCAGAAGCTGGTGAAAAAGATTGCCGTGCGGGGCATTACAGTCAAGGGCTTGGCCGGAACCAATGCCTATCTTTATCTGGAGTCGATCGAAATCTCGAAACAAGCCCCAGTGGCTCGTATTGAACTGGAGGTTAAACTCAAATCGGGTGGAATCCGAAGGCGGATCGTCCGGCTGGAAAAAGGGGCGGATCTTTTCGCCCAGAGCAATGAGCTTGACCAATACCGCGGATTCGTTATCTCCCAAATCGACGCTACCAAGGATACCGTTGAGTTCACTAACGGCCATGAGTTGCGGGCTGGAGATGCAACGGGGGACGTGACGGAAGGAACCATTCGACGTATACAGATCCGCGAAACCATCAAAGCGCACCTGGAAAAGGAGCGGAAGCTTTTCTCCCAGGGGATCAAGGTCCTGTCGCTGTTTTTCATCGACGAAGTTGCCAAATATCGAGATTACGATCAGACGGATGACAAAGGGGAGTATGCGCGCATCTTCGAGGAGGAGTATCAACTGCTCAAACAGGAGACCCTTGGGGAGTTGGTATTCGACAACGAAGAATACCGCAAATATCTCGATAACATCCTGCCTGAACGGACTCATAACGGGTACTTCGCCATCGACAAGAAAACCAAGCAGTTCAAGGACCCTAAATTTAAAACGCGTGGCCAGAATGCGGGATTGTCGGATGATGTCGATGCCTATGATTTGATTCTCAAAGACAAGGAACGCTTGCTGGGGTTTGAAGAGCCGACTCGATTTATTTTTTCCCACTCCGCATTAAGGGAGGGCTGGGATAATCCAAACGTTTTTGTCATGTGCATGCTCAAGCACAGCGACAATACCATCTCGCGCCGTCAGGAGGTTGGCCGAGGGCTACGGCTGTGCGTCAATGAGCAGGGCGACCGCATGGATCATCCTGCCATTGTCCATGACATCAACGTCCTTTCGGTGGTTGCCAGCGAGAGTTACAAAGACTTTGTGGCCAATTTGCAGCAGGAAATCAGTGATTCGTTGTCTGCACGCCCGAGAAAGGCGGACGAAGCATACTTTACGGGCAAAATCCTGACGACCGAATCCGGCCAGATGGAAGTCACGCCGGCAATGGCCAAGCAGCTCTATCGCTACCTGCTCAAGAATGATTACACCGACGATGCGGACCAGGTTACGGAGGAATACCATGCGGCCAAAGGCAACGGCGAGCTGGCAAAACTCCCCGATGAGTTGGCTCCTTATGCCGATCAAATTTTCCTCTTAGTCGATAGCGTCTTCAGTGATGCGCTGCTGCCCAAACCAGAAGACGACAGAGGCCCAAAAACCAATCCTCTGAATGACAATTTCAAGAAAAAGGAGTTCCAGGAACTCTGGAGTCGAATCAATCGCAAGGCGGTATACCGGGTCGATTTTGACTCGGATGAGTTGGTTCGGAAATGTGTCGCGGCCTTGAACCAGGATCTGAGGATCACGCCCCTGCAGTACAGGATTCAGGCTGGAATCCAGAGTGCCAACCTGACCGACGAGCAGCTCAAAAAAGGGCAGGGCTTCGTTGTTAGCGATACATCGACCGAAGCGCATAATGCATCGGTTCTCTCCATGGTGAAGTACGACCTTCTTGGAAAGCTTGCCGAAAACACTCAACTGAAACGCAAGACGGTCGCGGAAATTCTCAGCGGCATTGAGGCTGTCGCATTCGGCCAATTTAAAACCAACCCGGAACACTTCATCTCGGAAGCGTCTCGGTTGATCAAAGAGCAGAAGGCATCCGTCATTATTAAGCGGCTCAGTTACGACGAAACTACCGAGGTGCATGACGCCGACATTTTTACCGCTGCACAAACCAAGCAGGATTTCACCCGAGCGAGCGAGAAGCTCAAAAACCACATTTACGATTACGTGTTGGGTCCCGGATGA
- a CDS encoding RNA-binding domain-containing protein, whose translation MTQEKLQALLTSLISTWENEVVEFKQAGNEYSTNRIGEYFSALANEANLRGTEKAWLVFGVNNKTRTVVGSDYRPEPERLQSTKMQMAENTEPSLTFRNIFELQDAGGRVVLFEIPAAPRGLPIAWKGHYYARAGESLTHLGLDKLDEIRQQTSSADWSAQIIPEATLEHLDDQALQKARESFARKYANRFPPEDVMDWSLPTFLDRAKLTQDGKLTRTTILMLGKQESAYLLSPHPVQMTWKLEGPERAYEHFGPPFLLNTTALYRKIRNIQLRILPDDALLAVEVAKYDQKVVLEALHNCIAHQDYTRNGRILVTERPDKLIFENEGGFFEGTPEDYATGEKTPRRYRNPFLAQAMAELNMIDTMGYGIYTMHIGQARRYFPMPDYDLNEPAAVKMTLYGSVVDPAYSRLLIQKTDLPLDEILALDRVQKRLPLSDGMIRQLRRDGLIEGRKPNLHVSASVAKVTASKADYIRTRAQDDDYYCKLITDYLKKFGKASREEIDKLLLDKLSEALDADQKKKKVGNLLTKLRRSGVIRNDGSKKCPEWVIAE comes from the coding sequence ATGACTCAGGAAAAACTGCAAGCCTTGCTGACATCCTTGATCTCGACCTGGGAAAACGAGGTGGTCGAATTCAAACAGGCCGGAAACGAATATTCCACCAACAGAATCGGCGAGTATTTCTCGGCTCTGGCCAACGAAGCCAATCTGCGTGGGACGGAAAAAGCCTGGCTGGTCTTTGGGGTCAACAACAAAACACGGACAGTTGTGGGTAGCGACTACCGTCCAGAGCCGGAGCGGCTGCAAAGCACCAAGATGCAGATGGCTGAAAATACCGAGCCGAGTCTCACCTTCCGCAATATTTTTGAATTGCAGGATGCGGGCGGACGGGTTGTGTTGTTTGAAATTCCCGCCGCGCCTCGTGGCCTGCCCATCGCCTGGAAGGGACATTACTATGCCCGAGCAGGCGAAAGTCTGACCCACCTGGGGCTGGACAAACTGGATGAAATCCGCCAGCAAACCAGTTCTGCCGATTGGTCGGCGCAGATCATTCCGGAAGCGACCCTTGAGCACCTTGATGACCAGGCACTGCAAAAAGCGCGTGAGTCTTTTGCGCGCAAGTACGCCAACCGCTTCCCCCCGGAAGACGTCATGGATTGGTCGTTACCGACCTTTCTTGATCGAGCCAAATTGACCCAGGACGGCAAGTTAACTCGAACGACCATCCTTATGTTAGGCAAGCAGGAATCGGCCTATCTGCTCTCGCCCCACCCGGTCCAAATGACCTGGAAACTCGAAGGTCCCGAGCGGGCCTATGAGCATTTTGGCCCACCCTTCCTGCTGAATACAACCGCCCTTTATCGTAAGATTCGTAATATCCAGTTGCGGATTCTGCCGGATGATGCGCTGCTGGCCGTGGAGGTGGCGAAGTACGACCAAAAGGTTGTTCTTGAGGCCTTGCACAACTGCATCGCCCATCAGGATTACACTCGCAATGGCCGAATTCTGGTGACGGAACGCCCCGACAAGTTGATATTCGAAAACGAAGGTGGTTTCTTCGAAGGAACGCCGGAAGATTATGCAACCGGGGAAAAAACGCCTCGGCGTTATCGCAATCCTTTTCTGGCCCAGGCCATGGCCGAGCTGAACATGATCGACACCATGGGGTACGGTATTTACACCATGCATATTGGCCAGGCGCGACGTTACTTTCCCATGCCGGATTACGATTTGAACGAACCGGCGGCGGTGAAGATGACACTCTACGGCAGTGTCGTGGACCCGGCATACAGTCGGTTGCTGATCCAGAAGACCGATTTGCCGCTCGATGAAATTTTGGCCCTGGACCGCGTGCAGAAGAGACTGCCGCTCTCCGACGGGATGATCAGGCAATTGCGTCGAGATGGTCTTATCGAGGGTCGCAAACCGAACCTGCACGTATCCGCATCGGTAGCGAAAGTGACAGCCAGCAAAGCCGATTACATCAGGACCCGGGCGCAGGACGACGACTATTACTGCAAGTTGATTACCGACTACCTGAAAAAGTTTGGTAAAGCCTCCCGGGAGGAAATCGACAAGCTGCTTTTGGATAAGTTAAGCGAGGCTCTGGATGCGGATCAGAAGAAAAAAAAGGTGGGCAATCTGCTGACCAAATTACGCAGGTCCGGAGTGATCCGTAACGATGGTTCCAAAAAATGTCCGGAGTGGGTAATTGCAGAATAA
- a CDS encoding anaerobic ribonucleoside-triphosphate reductase activating protein: MGVKGFQGTSLLDFPGRIASLVFFGGCNLSCPFCHNPDLVQAPDRLPDYPLEPLFEELEQRRSFIDGVVISGGEPTLYPDLIPFMRRIKQLGLMVKLDTNGLLPDILAEVLRQDLVDLVALDLKTAPSRYGELHNRPVNDTALQRTVTMLLQNPVACEFRTTCVPGLVCEEDIRQIGALLRGAPAWVLQQFVPHYCMDVALRDLEPYPVSRLETFADLAREFVPEVVLRGV, translated from the coding sequence ATGGGTGTCAAGGGATTCCAGGGCACCAGTCTGCTCGACTTTCCCGGTCGCATCGCCTCCCTGGTTTTTTTTGGCGGATGCAATCTGAGTTGCCCGTTCTGTCACAATCCCGACCTGGTGCAAGCGCCCGATCGCCTGCCCGATTACCCGTTGGAGCCGCTGTTCGAAGAATTGGAACAGCGGCGTTCCTTTATCGACGGTGTGGTTATATCCGGAGGTGAGCCGACTCTGTATCCGGATTTGATCCCCTTTATGCGTCGGATCAAGCAGCTGGGCCTGATGGTCAAGCTCGATACCAACGGCTTGTTGCCCGATATCCTGGCTGAAGTGCTGCGGCAGGATCTGGTGGATCTGGTCGCCCTCGATCTCAAAACGGCCCCCAGCCGTTATGGTGAATTGCACAACCGCCCGGTGAATGATACCGCTTTGCAACGCACCGTCACCATGTTGCTGCAAAATCCGGTGGCGTGTGAATTTCGCACCACCTGTGTGCCCGGCCTGGTGTGCGAGGAGGATATCCGGCAAATCGGCGCGCTGCTGCGCGGCGCACCCGCCTGGGTCTTGCAGCAGTTCGTGCCCCATTATTGCATGGATGTCGCCCTCCGGGACCTCGAGCCTTACCCGGTTTCGCGTCTGGAAACCTTCGCCGATCTGGCACGCGAGTTTGTGCCGGAAGTGGTGTTGAGGGGAGTGTGA
- a CDS encoding DMT family transporter, protein MTPWFFQALLALLFLGLQRFFYKVSAERGCNTALTSLIFMSMVAAVSWLLFLGGADTGGPNAAMLLWGMVNGLAFLGSAVLTMEALRHVTAAIGYSLTRLSTVFAAVFSVVYFHDQLQMRQLAGVAVALGVVFMCARGRDVPRQRPAANYRRGVLLALFAMLAGTVASVSSKFAALQADKWGFMAISYSFSAGAALAMHSSKWRESSSASRATTWAIGLSMGALNLVGFYLLLLALETGPLAVIAPLTGLHFIIAIILSSVVYRERPNLRNIIGIAMAVAAVLLMKI, encoded by the coding sequence ATGACCCCATGGTTTTTTCAGGCGTTGCTGGCCCTTTTGTTTCTTGGCCTGCAGCGCTTTTTTTATAAGGTGTCCGCGGAGCGCGGTTGCAATACGGCGCTGACCAGTCTGATTTTTATGAGTATGGTCGCCGCCGTCAGCTGGCTGCTGTTTCTGGGCGGTGCCGACACAGGGGGGCCAAACGCTGCCATGCTGTTGTGGGGCATGGTTAACGGTCTCGCTTTTTTAGGCAGTGCCGTTTTGACCATGGAAGCCCTCCGGCACGTTACCGCTGCCATCGGGTATTCCCTGACGCGTTTAAGCACCGTGTTTGCCGCCGTCTTTTCCGTGGTTTATTTCCATGACCAATTGCAGATGCGGCAGCTGGCGGGTGTTGCTGTGGCGCTGGGCGTTGTGTTCATGTGCGCTCGCGGGCGCGACGTTCCCAGGCAGCGTCCGGCTGCCAATTACCGACGTGGGGTGCTGTTGGCGTTGTTTGCCATGCTGGCCGGCACCGTGGCTTCGGTTTCCAGTAAGTTTGCAGCGCTGCAGGCTGATAAGTGGGGATTTATGGCGATTTCCTACAGTTTCAGCGCCGGTGCTGCGCTGGCCATGCACAGCAGCAAGTGGCGCGAGAGTTCCTCGGCGTCGCGCGCTACGACCTGGGCCATCGGGTTGTCCATGGGGGCGTTGAATCTGGTCGGATTTTATCTGTTGTTGCTGGCGCTGGAAACCGGACCGTTGGCCGTGATCGCGCCCTTGACCGGTTTGCACTTTATCATTGCCATCATACTTTCGTCGGTGGTGTACCGCGAGCGACCCAACCTGCGAAATATCATCGGCATTGCCATGGCGGTTGCCGCTGTTTTATTGATGAAAATTTAA
- a CDS encoding ADP-ribose pyrophosphatase, producing MDKKTKCTGGKPSVFATGGTEESRDWLAGDLHVYVEPWRSRFEWADGYPRRIKVADTQVEWGTDYPEYEPPYYVAPEVLENDRTRKAGGWADPEDIAAVGALPTESFEGPVKFDDAGRPLNPRGRTGIAGRGLLGKWGPNYAADPIVTRINDKFGDVEMLAVQRQDNGLWAIPGGMVDAGEEVSRTLTRELSEETGVNLDMSRGRLVYRGFVDDPRTTDHAWIETTVRHLHLDTKEAADLEPQAGSDARTVHWLPLTERSLQKLYAGHGYFVVSALAQMMRDEPEALPKKMLAMLRSYYR from the coding sequence ATGGATAAAAAGACGAAATGTACGGGCGGAAAACCTTCGGTGTTTGCCACCGGAGGAACCGAGGAGAGTCGCGATTGGCTGGCGGGAGATCTGCACGTGTATGTGGAGCCCTGGCGGTCGCGATTTGAGTGGGCGGACGGCTATCCCCGTCGGATCAAGGTGGCCGACACCCAGGTCGAGTGGGGTACGGATTATCCGGAATACGAGCCGCCCTATTACGTCGCGCCCGAGGTTCTGGAGAACGATCGCACCCGTAAAGCGGGCGGTTGGGCCGATCCGGAGGATATCGCAGCTGTCGGGGCGTTGCCCACCGAGAGTTTCGAAGGCCCGGTGAAGTTCGATGATGCCGGACGTCCTCTCAATCCGCGGGGGCGCACCGGCATCGCCGGTCGTGGTCTGCTGGGCAAATGGGGGCCAAACTATGCGGCCGATCCCATCGTTACGCGGATTAACGATAAATTCGGCGATGTTGAAATGCTGGCCGTGCAGCGCCAGGACAACGGTCTTTGGGCCATTCCCGGTGGCATGGTCGATGCCGGCGAGGAAGTCAGCCGTACCTTGACACGGGAATTGTCCGAAGAAACCGGCGTGAATCTCGATATGAGTCGCGGACGGCTGGTTTATCGCGGCTTTGTGGATGATCCGCGCACCACGGATCATGCCTGGATCGAGACGACCGTTCGCCATCTGCATCTGGATACCAAGGAAGCCGCCGACCTGGAGCCGCAAGCCGGCAGCGATGCCCGCACCGTGCACTGGTTGCCTCTTACCGAGCGCAGCCTGCAGAAACTGTATGCCGGGCACGGTTACTTTGTTGTGTCCGCGCTTGCGCAGATGATGCGGGATGAGCCGGAGGCGTTGCCGAAAAAAATGCTGGCGATGCTTCGCAGTTATTATAGATAG
- a CDS encoding bifunctional cobalt-precorrin-7 (C(5))-methyltransferase/cobalt-precorrin-6B (C(15))-methyltransferase — protein MKKIYVIGAGVEGQEGFSRRALDLVMQADILFGRPKQLELFPEFPGEKVHIDQNFSDVVNRLKSALGNAVVLASGDPLFFGIGRQLLRNFREDELEFVPNVSSVQYAFAKLGIPWDDAVFFSCKGRAAEDVVDRIVANDKAAVLTDAQNTPGSIARQMIRRGREGYAAYLCENLGTDEERIVRTDVRGLLDEPAAPLNVLVLVKQYEAFAEASRTVLGIPDDAFSAIKKQITREEVRAITLAKLRLCHDMVLWDIGAGSGSVSIEADHLMPNGRIFAIEHNEQYQDFIRDNLRKFQSRHVTVVEGEAPACLELLPDPDRVFIGGSGGSLWSILEVVDQRLAVGGRVVVNAITLDTLAATSEFLENAGYAVEVTSVNIARTSPTTDYKMFEAFHPVFILVADKQ, from the coding sequence ATGAAAAAGATCTATGTAATCGGAGCCGGAGTCGAAGGGCAAGAGGGGTTCAGTCGCAGAGCCCTGGATCTTGTCATGCAGGCGGACATTTTATTCGGGCGACCCAAGCAACTCGAATTGTTCCCTGAATTTCCCGGAGAGAAAGTCCATATCGATCAGAATTTCTCCGATGTGGTCAACCGGCTCAAGTCAGCCCTGGGCAACGCTGTTGTGCTGGCCTCGGGAGATCCCCTGTTTTTCGGCATCGGGCGACAGCTGCTGCGCAATTTTCGCGAAGACGAACTGGAATTCGTCCCTAATGTCAGTTCCGTTCAGTATGCTTTTGCCAAACTTGGCATCCCCTGGGATGATGCGGTGTTTTTTTCGTGCAAGGGACGTGCGGCGGAAGACGTGGTCGATCGCATTGTTGCCAACGACAAGGCTGCGGTGCTTACCGATGCCCAGAATACGCCCGGGAGTATCGCCCGCCAAATGATCCGTCGCGGTCGTGAGGGATATGCTGCGTATTTGTGCGAAAACCTCGGCACCGATGAAGAGCGCATCGTCCGGACCGATGTCCGCGGCCTGCTTGACGAACCGGCTGCACCGCTCAACGTCCTGGTGCTGGTTAAACAATACGAAGCCTTCGCCGAAGCGTCGCGAACAGTTCTTGGCATCCCCGACGATGCCTTCAGCGCCATTAAAAAACAGATCACGCGGGAAGAGGTGCGCGCCATAACTCTGGCCAAGTTGCGGCTTTGCCACGACATGGTGTTATGGGATATCGGTGCGGGCTCGGGCTCGGTGAGTATTGAAGCGGACCATTTGATGCCCAACGGCCGGATCTTTGCCATTGAACACAATGAGCAATACCAGGATTTTATTCGGGATAATCTGCGCAAGTTTCAGTCCCGGCACGTGACTGTGGTCGAGGGCGAAGCGCCTGCCTGCCTCGAATTGCTGCCGGATCCCGATCGTGTGTTTATCGGCGGTTCGGGCGGCAGCCTGTGGAGTATTCTGGAGGTCGTCGATCAACGTCTGGCTGTGGGCGGTCGCGTAGTGGTCAATGCCATTACCCTGGATACGCTGGCAGCTACCAGTGAGTTTTTGGAAAATGCCGGTTATGCGGTGGAAGTGACCAGTGTTAATATCGCACGAACTTCGCCTACCACCGATTATAAGATGTTCGAAGCGTTCCATCCGGTTTTTATTCTGGTGGCGGATAAGCAATAG
- a CDS encoding sirohydrochlorin chelatase: MRDKPSLLIVGHGTRHAQTGDMLQVLADRLRQRLDTRVAVAFLAHGAPRVAAAIDSFYTAGVRQLVVIPFFLSAGVHVTVDLPGELEKARHRYPALQIVQTDFFGAHPAIGDVLCKLFSDGLERACRRDFTGEGNGR; this comes from the coding sequence ATGAGGGACAAACCATCTCTGCTCATCGTGGGGCATGGAACGCGACATGCACAAACCGGTGATATGCTGCAGGTGCTGGCCGACCGGTTGCGCCAGCGTCTTGACACCAGAGTCGCGGTGGCATTTCTTGCCCATGGCGCTCCGCGGGTCGCTGCGGCCATCGATAGTTTTTATACTGCAGGTGTGCGGCAGCTGGTGGTGATTCCGTTCTTTTTGTCGGCCGGGGTGCATGTGACCGTCGACCTGCCCGGGGAACTCGAAAAAGCCCGTCATCGCTATCCTGCGCTGCAGATCGTTCAGACCGATTTTTTCGGTGCCCATCCCGCGATCGGAGATGTGCTTTGCAAACTGTTTTCGGATGGTCTTGAAAGGGCCTGCCGGCGGGACTTTACAGGAGAGGGAAACGGCCGATAA
- the cobC gene encoding alpha-ribazole phosphatase: MRPLVKDDKQKTARSGRTRLYLVRHGQVEGFGQRRYNGQADVALTALGWEQYRSLKSRLQECPLQAVYSSDLSRCFEGAKLLGEPHGLEPLPIPALRELHIGRWQGITWAELQERFPQQWQARLNDIVHYRVPDGESFQDLSRRVLPALKDLLSPHAHGDVLVVGHGAVNRVILLDALGAPLQSVFRIEQSYGCLNIIDYFEDGTSTVHLLNG; encoded by the coding sequence ATGAGGCCATTAGTAAAGGATGACAAGCAAAAAACCGCCCGTTCGGGACGCACCCGATTGTATCTGGTGCGGCATGGACAGGTGGAAGGCTTTGGCCAGCGTCGTTACAATGGCCAGGCGGATGTGGCATTGACTGCTCTGGGATGGGAACAGTATCGTTCGCTTAAGAGCCGTCTGCAGGAATGTCCTCTGCAGGCCGTGTACAGCAGCGATCTGAGCCGATGCTTCGAAGGCGCCAAGCTCCTCGGCGAACCTCACGGCCTGGAGCCGTTACCCATACCGGCCTTGCGCGAATTGCATATTGGCCGGTGGCAGGGCATCACCTGGGCGGAGTTGCAAGAGCGTTTTCCCCAACAGTGGCAAGCCCGCCTCAACGATATCGTGCATTACCGGGTGCCTGACGGTGAAAGTTTTCAGGATCTCTCCCGCCGGGTATTGCCGGCCCTCAAAGATTTGCTCAGCCCCCATGCGCATGGCGATGTGCTGGTGGTCGGTCATGGTGCCGTTAACCGGGTCATCCTGCTCGATGCCCTGGGCGCTCCCCTGCAGTCGGTGTTCCGGATTGAACAGTCTTATGGCTGCCTAAATATCATCGACTATTTCGAAGATGGCACCAGCACGGTACACCTTTTGAATGGTTGA
- the yihA gene encoding ribosome biogenesis GTP-binding protein YihA/YsxC, producing the protein MQIKSAEFIKSAAKPVGYPPGDLPEVAFAGRSNVGKSSLINVLVNRRGLVRTSSTPGRTQLLNFFEVNQHFMLVDLPGFGFAKVPVSVKKAWGRMTRTYLEERTNLKAVVLLFDIRREPRDEELQLLDWLEELNIPTIPVITKVDKVTKNRRRAQIRPILEATGLPQEAFSFFSALTREGREDILQRLDVALSDVEDEFGIDVPESE; encoded by the coding sequence TTGCAGATTAAATCCGCTGAATTTATCAAGAGTGCTGCCAAGCCTGTGGGGTATCCTCCGGGGGACCTTCCCGAAGTTGCGTTTGCCGGTCGCAGTAATGTCGGCAAAAGTTCGTTGATCAATGTGCTGGTCAATCGTCGTGGCCTGGTGCGCACTTCGTCCACCCCCGGCCGAACCCAATTGTTGAACTTTTTTGAGGTTAACCAACATTTTATGCTGGTCGATCTCCCCGGTTTCGGTTTTGCCAAGGTTCCGGTTTCGGTAAAAAAGGCCTGGGGCCGGATGACCCGTACGTATCTGGAGGAACGCACCAATCTGAAAGCTGTCGTCCTGCTTTTCGATATCCGCCGTGAACCTCGAGATGAAGAGCTGCAATTGCTCGATTGGCTGGAAGAACTGAATATCCCGACCATCCCCGTTATCACCAAGGTCGATAAAGTCACCAAAAACCGGCGCCGCGCCCAGATCCGGCCGATCCTCGAGGCGACCGGGTTGCCGCAGGAGGCTTTTTCGTTTTTTTCCGCACTTACGCGGGAAGGGCGGGAGGATATACTGCAACGCCTGGACGTTGCCTTGTCCGATGTTGAGGACGAATTCGGCATCGATGTGCCCGAATCTGAATAA
- a CDS encoding thiol-disulfide oxidoreductase DCC family protein, which yields MPANISPEFPLTIFYDGSCPLCAREMAFYRSRVSAARMIFVDISRPDFDAATYGRWRQEFMAALHVLDAGGHFFVGVDAFRALWLAMPDRFYPFLARLTGLPGVYLLARVGYRLFVRWRHLLPR from the coding sequence ATGCCTGCGAACATTTCCCCAGAGTTCCCCTTGACTATTTTCTATGATGGCAGTTGTCCCCTCTGTGCCCGGGAAATGGCTTTTTACCGGAGTCGGGTATCGGCTGCACGAATGATTTTCGTCGATATCAGTCGACCGGATTTCGATGCCGCGACTTATGGTCGCTGGCGTCAGGAATTCATGGCGGCACTGCATGTTCTGGACGCCGGAGGGCATTTCTTCGTCGGGGTGGACGCCTTTCGGGCCTTGTGGCTGGCGATGCCCGACAGGTTTTATCCCTTTTTGGCAAGGTTGACGGGGTTGCCGGGAGTTTACTTGCTGGCGCGGGTCGGGTATCGTCTTTTTGTCCGTTGGCGCCATCTGCTGCCGCGCTGA